GGGAAAAATTCGTTATGAACCGATCGGGTTTGAACTGTTACCGCAGAAATTTACCCTGTCTCAACTCCAGCAGCTTTACGAGCTAATTCTGGCCACTTCCCTCGATAAACGGAACTTCCGTAAGAAAATTCTCAAAATGGGTTTGCTCATCGAACTTGACGAATACCAGACGAATGTTTCGCACCGGGCCGCCCGGTTTTATCAGTTTGACGAAAGTGCTTATCGATCGCTCAAAGCCCAAGGCTTCAATTTTGAACTTTAGCCATTGAGGCGCAACTGTTGCCGCTCATGCCACTGCCGGTGTCGCCGCCAAACAAAAAACGCCCGAGCACATGGGCTAGGGCGGTTGCACAAAGTAAATTGAAACTTAGTTTGGGAATTGAAACTTAGTTTGGGAATTACGCGAGACCTTTGACCAACTGACGAATCTTGCCTTGTTGACGCGGCATAATTTGGTCAGGGAATTCTAGCTCGAGGGCAACGCGATTGCCGAATTCATCCGCGATGTGATGGACATCATCCACCTGCACCAACAATCGCTTGGGCTGTGGATCGTCAGCTTCTTGGCTAATTAAAATGCCCACGAGTGGCTGGACATCACGCAGCATATCAACATCCGGAATCTTATTCGCCGGTACTTCAATCCGCAAACTGCGGTTCCCGATTTCCGTAATGCGACCGCCATAGAAACTGCCCTTCCAGTAAACCTGAGCATGGGCCTTAATCTGTTTGCGGATGCGGACATTGTTGGATGCGGGCGTCCGTTCCTGGAAAGAGCGTACAACGCTGCTCGCGAGGAACTTAAACGATTGCATGGGATCGTCCATCGCCTCTCGACGCTGGGAGTACCACTCCTCCACATCGGAATAAATCACGAGATTCAGGGCGTCGAACTGCGCTTGCGTCGGACTAACGAAGTCCAAAGACAGCAATAACTCTGTTTCATTCATGGGGGTGGCTCGGATCACCTGGGCTTTCAAGAAGGCTCGGGCGCCAAAGTCACCAATGAGCTCTAGATCAACTTCATCGAGTAAGTCAGCCCAGGAATCAATCACCACCTGACACCCGGTTTCACTCACGTTAATCGTGCGACCCTTGATCGTTTTCTCTTCGCTATAAAGCAAGACATCAAGTTTTCGATCTAAGCGGTGTGACCGGCGAAGCTGTGGTTGCTCAAAGGCCACCATCAAGGCTGAAATAATCAACAGTAGGTTAAAGATGCTCCAGAAGACGTTAACCAAAACGGCCTCGGTTGATTCCGGTCGTAGAATCAACCAGAATGGCACGGCCATAATCGATGCCGCCACGAGCGCCCCGGCGAATACCAAACCCTTGGAAGAAGTCCAGTCAAAGCTGCGCTTTGTGACTTGTTGGCCTTTGTCCGTCACATTAAACGAACCGAGTTTCGGGTTGACCAAGGCTAAGAACGTCACAATCCCGGCTTGGAAGGACATCGCAAATTCGTAAATCTCGTTCCAGAACGAGAAACGCACATGCTTGTAAGTGATGTAGTTGGCGTAGGTTGAGATAAAAAAGTGCGGCAAGGCATAGGCTAAGGTTTCTAAACCTAAACCCCGAATCGGGTTAATCCCGAAGACCAAAAATAGCGCAGGGGCGATCGCATACATCAAACGCGGAAAGCCAAAGAAGAAGTGCGATGTTGCACTGAAGTAGCAAATCCGTTGGGGTACCGATAGCCTTAGGCGGGGGTTAAACAGCGGGTTTTCTAGCCGCAAAATCTGGGCCATGCCCCGCGCCCAACGCACCTGTTGGCCGACATAGGCCGAGAATTTCTCCGGCGCCAGTCCCGCGACCATGATTTTGTCGTAGTAGACGGACTCATAGCCCTTCGAATGCAGGCGCAAAGAGGTGTGACAGTCCTCGGTCACAGTCTCAACCGCAATTCCCCCAATTTCTAGCAAGTGTGACTTCCGTACGATTGCCGCCGAACCGCAAAAGAAAGCGGCATTCCAGAAATCGTTACCCTTCTGAATCACCTTGTAGAACAGTTCGTTGCCAACCGGGACTTCGCCATCGGTTTGCAAATTTCGTTCAAACGGGTCGGGGTTATAAAACCAGTGTGGGGTTTGCACCAGAGAAACCACTGGCTTTGAGAAGAAGCCCACCGTCTCTTGCAGCATATTGCGGGACGGAATATGGTCACAGTCCAGAATCAAGACCAACTCACCGGGAGTTTTGCGCAGTGCCGTGTTGATGTTGCCGGCCTTGGCATGATCATTGTTGTCCCGAGTTAAATGCTCACAACCCAGCTCTTGACACATTTGAATGAGTTCGGCCCGCCGAGCTTTGAACTTCTCGGCCCGGCCATCATCGAGTACATAAACCCGTTTCTTTTCCGCTGGATAGTCGATCGCGAGGGCGCCGAGTACCGTTTTACGGACGATTTCCACATCCTCACTGTAAGTCGGAATATAGATATCGACGGAATACAGTTCATCGGTGGGAATGCCACTGATATCGATTGGCTTACGATCCTTGAGCTTGAGGGTCTGAAAAAACGACAGCCCCAAGGTCATAATCGCGTACAGCTCGGCCACGTACAGCACAATACTAAATGTGGCATCGACCCAGCCTGAAGTCAGATTCAGGGTGTAGTTGGTGCGGTAGAACAGATATCGAAAGGTGGTGACCAAACTCAACCAGACTAAAAACAGATGGAGATATTCGGTATTTTTATTGCTGCTCTGTTTGCGCTCAACGGTCGTGACCAACCAGGCAAAGGCTGTGAGTGATACCCCAATAATCCCTTGTTCCACCGGCGTCACCGGCGTCACGATAAATGGAATCGAGAGCAAAATCACGATAAACATCAGCAGAAATAGCTGCCATTTACCCGCTTTGGCGAGAACTTTATCGAAAATATTGGGGATTAGATCAACCAACCAAGCGGCAAAAGTGCCGCTTTTGCCGCGATTCGGCAGTTCTGATTTATTAGGGGTCATTTATTTGCCCTCCGAAACACGCTTGAGATAGCGTTGCGCAATGCCATACATCAACAGTGCGACACCGACGACACCGATCGAGATTAAGTAATAGCGCTGCTCGAGGAACCGCCGCACTTTATTCAACGGATTGAGTTTCTCCAGGGTACGTGGGGTGGCTTCCTGCAAGAACTGGAACTGATACCCATTCGGGTCGTAGGGACTGGGATTAGCACTGGTGGGTGTCATCAAGGCGGTATCACCTTGCAACTGATAAAACCAAGGATCAGCGCTCAGTACGTCCTGAACTTGCTTGAGACCTTTATCGGTTTGCGCGGTTAAGGCGAGGATGACGCGCTCTTTGCCCCAAGGGGAGTTGACCATCTTAATCACGCCATCCGCATTCGGCAGTGAACGGGTCTGTGTTTTCTTAAACTGCCGGTTGAAGTTATCCAACAGACCGAGGCCCTGCTTGAATACCTCATCGGGTAATGGCAGACGATTGCTCGTACCAATGGCGACGATATGTTTGTCGCTTTTCACCGTCTCATCCAGCTCACTATCGCCTAGGTAAACTTGATGCTCAATTGATTCAGCGCGGGTCAGGCGGCCCATGCGTTCGCTGAACTTGATCAAGGTCATAATGTCCGCGGGATTGGGCGATTCGGGCAGGACGATCGCCATCCGGGATAAACTTTGCCACTCTGCGAAGGGATAGCCGGTGGTGAGTAACTTCAGGTTGGGTAAGTCAGCCCCAATTTCCCGCTTGACCGAGAAGCTCGTATCGCCGAGCACTGTGCCCCAAAGCTGCTGATCGGTTAACCGACCGCAGGCGCGCACACTATCCTCACCTTGGG
This genomic window from Romeriopsis navalis LEGE 11480 contains:
- a CDS encoding NUDIX hydrolase; this encodes GKIRYEPIGFELLPQKFTLSQLQQLYELILATSLDKRNFRKKILKMGLLIELDEYQTNVSHRAARFYQFDESAYRSLKAQGFNFEL
- the bcsA gene encoding UDP-forming cellulose synthase catalytic subunit, translated to MTPNKSELPNRGKSGTFAAWLVDLIPNIFDKVLAKAGKWQLFLLMFIVILLSIPFIVTPVTPVEQGIIGVSLTAFAWLVTTVERKQSSNKNTEYLHLFLVWLSLVTTFRYLFYRTNYTLNLTSGWVDATFSIVLYVAELYAIMTLGLSFFQTLKLKDRKPIDISGIPTDELYSVDIYIPTYSEDVEIVRKTVLGALAIDYPAEKKRVYVLDDGRAEKFKARRAELIQMCQELGCEHLTRDNNDHAKAGNINTALRKTPGELVLILDCDHIPSRNMLQETVGFFSKPVVSLVQTPHWFYNPDPFERNLQTDGEVPVGNELFYKVIQKGNDFWNAAFFCGSAAIVRKSHLLEIGGIAVETVTEDCHTSLRLHSKGYESVYYDKIMVAGLAPEKFSAYVGQQVRWARGMAQILRLENPLFNPRLRLSVPQRICYFSATSHFFFGFPRLMYAIAPALFLVFGINPIRGLGLETLAYALPHFFISTYANYITYKHVRFSFWNEIYEFAMSFQAGIVTFLALVNPKLGSFNVTDKGQQVTKRSFDWTSSKGLVFAGALVAASIMAVPFWLILRPESTEAVLVNVFWSIFNLLLIISALMVAFEQPQLRRSHRLDRKLDVLLYSEEKTIKGRTINVSETGCQVVIDSWADLLDEVDLELIGDFGARAFLKAQVIRATPMNETELLLSLDFVSPTQAQFDALNLVIYSDVEEWYSQRREAMDDPMQSFKFLASSVVRSFQERTPASNNVRIRKQIKAHAQVYWKGSFYGGRITEIGNRSLRIEVPANKIPDVDMLRDVQPLVGILISQEADDPQPKRLLVQVDDVHHIADEFGNRVALELEFPDQIMPRQQGKIRQLVKGLA